The Pandoraea apista genomic interval ACAACATGCGCTCGTCCGAGCAAATCACCAGCACGTCGACGTAACGCTCCGGTTGCACCTTTTTCGGCTTGGATGTCGGCAGTACACGCTCGCGTCCGGTCGCATGGGCAACGCAATCGCTATCGAACGGGCACTCGCCACAGCGCGGCTTGCCGCGTCCGCACAGCGTCGCACCGAGATCCATCATGCCCTGCGTGTAGGCAGGCAAATCCTTTTGCGGCAGCAACGATTCCGCCAGTGCCCACATGTCTCGCTCGATCTTCGGCGTGCCCGGAAAACCCTCGATGCCGAAAACTCGCGCAAGCACCCGTTTGACGTTGCCGTCGAGAATCGCGGCGTGCGCATCGTAGGCAAACGCGGCAATCGCCGCGGCCGTCGAACGGCCAATGCCCGGCAGCGTGGCGAGCGTCTCGGGGTCCGACGGGAAACGTCCGCCATGCTCGGCGACGACGACCTGCGCGCAACGATGCAGGTTGCGCGCGCGCGAGTAGTAGCCAAGACCGGCCCAGAGCGACATGACATCGTCTTGCGGCGCGCTCGCCAACGCGGCAACGTCGGGGAAACGCTCGAGAAACCGCCCGTAATAGGGAATGACGGTGGCAACCTGCGTCTGTTGCAACATGATTTCCGACAACCAGATGCGATAGGCGTCGCGCGTGTTCTGCCACGGCAGATCGTGGCGGCCGTGCTCCGCCTGCCAGGCGATCAGGCGCTCGGCAAAAGTACCCGCGAGCGAATTGGCGGGACGGTCGTTGGACGATGAGTTCATATGGGTTTCACGGAGACATCGGGTGCAGCGATCGACGTCCGGCGGCGCCGGGTTTCCCCTGCCGCCCGATCCGACCTCGCCGCTGCGTTATTTCTGGCACTGCGGGCAAAAGAACGTGGAACGCTGGCCCTGTACGATCTGCCGGACCGGTGTGCCACACACGCGACATGGCTGTCCGGCACGATCGTAGACAAAATACTCCTGCTGAAAATAGCCGCTCTGGCCGTCGCTGCCGACAAAGTCGCGCAACGTGCTGCCGCCTTTCTCAATCGCCGCGGCAAGTACGTCCTTGACTGCCTTTGCGAGTTTGTCCGCGCGCGGCCGCGTGAGTTTGCCTGCCGGCATGCGCGGGTTGATTCCGGCGCGGAAAAGACTCTCCGATGCGTAGATATTACCCACGCCCACCACGATGCTGCCCGCGAGCAACGCCTGCTTGATGGCGACCGTCCGCCCCCGGGTGCCGGCGTATAGCCAGTGACCGTCGAAGTCGTCCGTCAGCGGCTCAACCCCGAGGCTGGCGAGCAGCGGATGCCTGAGCACGTCGCCTGCCGAACGCGGATGGAACAACACCGCGCCGAAGCGGCGGGGGTCGCGATAGCGCAGCGCGCACCGCTCGAACACCAGATCGATATGATCGTGTACGCCGGCGGCCGGGAGCGCCTCCGGTTCAGGCATGACGCGCAAGGTGCCGGTCATGCCCAGATGAACCAGCAGCCAGCCCGGGGCGTATTCGAGCAGCAGGTATTTGCCGCGACGGGTGACGCCGACGAGCGTTTCGCCACGCAAGAGGGTGTCGAGGCCATCGGGCACCGGCCAGCGCAACGAAGCGTTGCGCACGTCGATACGCGCGATACGCGTACCCGCGACGTGCGGCGCAATACCGCGGCGGGTGACTTCGACTTCTGGGAGTTCAGGCATGCCTGCGAACGTTTGCTGAGGATTTAGACTCTATTGTATCGGGCGCGCTACAATCGCTCGAAACCTGCCGTGGATCCCTATGCCGAACACCCGATTCCAGTCCATTCCCGCCGCCGATAATACAGCGCTCACTGTAGCCCCCGTGGTTTTGCGCCTGCGCGGCGCGCTGGCACGAGGGGCGTGGGCCGGCGCAACGGCGCTCGGCGTAACCTGCGCCAGCGCGATCATGGCATTTCTGCCATCTTCGAATGTGTTCGCGCAGACCGGCCCGGCCGCACAGACGGCGCCTAAAGCGCCGGCGGCTCCTGCCAGCGCCCCGACGGCCACACCGGCCAAGGCTAGCGCACCGGGCGCGGCCAGCGACGCCGATGCGAATGCCGACAGCGAAGACGTGAAGCCCGATGCGAACATTCCTCGCGAAAAGCTGCCGAATGTCGCGCTTACCAGCGAGATCGTCTTCGAAGTAATGGCCGCCGAGCTGAGCCTCCAGCAAGGCAACCTTGCCCCGGCTTTCAACACGTACATCGCCCTGGCGAACCGGACGAAGGACCCGCGCATGGCGCGTCGCTCGGTCGAGATCGCACTGGGCGCCCGGCAGCTTGGCGACGCCCTGGTGGCCGCTCGTCTGTGGCATCAGCTCGATCCGTCCTGGCGTCCGGCGTCGCAGTTGCTCGCAAGCCTCGAAGTCGGCACAGGCCATCTGGCCGAAGCCGAGCCGCTGCTTGTCGAAGAACTGAACAAGGTGCCGGAAGCGCGTCGTGGTCAGGCCATTCTCGAACTTCAGCAAATGATTGCGCGCAGTCCGGAGCGCGCCACAGGCATCGAATCGCTCAAGCGCATGCTGGCGAACGACCTGCAACGGCCCGAGGCGCAACTGGCTCTGGCCCGATCGCAACTCGATGCCGGCGACACGGCCGGTGCGCGCACGTCGCTCGAAACCGCACTCAAGCTCAAGCCCGACTATGAGGCCGCCGCGCTTCTGTACGGTCAGATGGGCCCGGAAGAGCGTACCAATGCCATTGCCGGATTGAAGACGTTCCTCGATCGCAATCCGAACGCCAAGGAAGCGCGCTTCGCGTACGCCAAGCTGCTGCTCGCAGATAACCAGCTCGACGCAGCACAAAAGCAGTTCGAGACGCTGGAGAAGCGTTACCCGCACGAGCTTTCGACGCTCATGGCGCTGGCGTTGCTCAATCTGCACGCCAAGCATCCGGAACAAGCCGAACAGTATCTGCAAAAGTACGCAGCGGAAGCCGAGCAACAGAACACCGACGGCGCGCAAGCCTACGTCTATCTCGCGCAGATTGCGCAGGATCGCAAGGATTACCCGGCCGCCGACAAGTGGCTCTCGAAGATTCGCGAAGACAGCAACGCGTATCTGCCGGCACAGATCGGGCGCGCGCAATTGCTCGCCGATCAGGGCAAGGTCGAGGAAGGTCGCGCCCTGCTGCATGGCATCAAATCGAGCGACCCGCGCGAGCAACTCGCGCTCAAGCGCGCCGAGTCCGATCTGCTCGTCAAGGCAAAGCGATACGACGACGCTGAGAAGTTGCTCGCCGTCGAGGTCAAGAACAATCCCGACGATCCGGACCTGCTCTATCAGTACGGTATGGTCGCCGAACTGAACAAGCACTACGACGTGATGGAAAAGGCGATGCGTCGTGTCATGTCGACGCAGCCCGATAACGCGCAGGCTTACAACGCGCTGGGCTATTCGCTGACCGAGCGCAACACGCGTCTGCCCGAAGCGCTCAAGCTGTTGCAGAAGGCATCGTCGCTCGCGCCGGAAGATCCGTACATCATGGACAGTCTGGCCTGGGTGAAATATCGCCTCGGCGACAAACAGCAAGCCCTCGATTTGCTGCGTCGCGCGTATGGCATTCAGGCGCAAGCGGAAATCGGCGCGCATCTGGGCGAAGTGCTGTGGGAATCGGGCCAGCAGGAGGAGGCTCGCAAGACCTGGCGCGAAGCGCTGAAGCTCGATGGCGACGACGACACCCTGCGCTCGACGATGAAGCGTTACAACGTGGCACCGTAATGCGGAAGATGTCGACGCTTTCGTTTCGTGGCGCCTCGTTCTCGCTCGGGATATCTCGCCCGATTCGCGCCATGACGCTGGCGCTCGCCTGCGCGAGCGCTGTGCTGGCGACAGGTTGCGCGAGTCTCGCGCCGCCCGTGCCGGTCACTCCGCCCGACGGCACCAGCGTCGAACACTATCGCGGCCGCTTCGCCGTGCGTTACGAGCAAAACGGCGAACCACGTAATACGTACGGCAATTTCGATTGGCAGCAGAGCGGCGAGAACGCGACCGTTCAACTGCTCGACCCGCTTGGGCAGACACAGGCGATCGTGCGCGAAAATCCGCGCAGCGCGTCGCTCGAACTGCCAGGCAAGGCGCCGCTGACCGGTCCGCGTCTCGAAGATGTCATGCACGACGCGCTCGGCTTTGCGCTGCCGGTGGGGGGGCTGCGCTACTGGCTGCGCATGCAGAGTGCACCAGGTTCGCCGGCAAGCATCGAGCGCGATCCGCAAACGCAACGCCCGACCCATTTGAAACAGGATGGCTGGACGATCGACTACCAGGCCTATTTCGACGGCTCGCCATTGCGGGTCAAACGCCTCGATCTCTCACGCGAGCTTGACGGCTCCCCACTCGCTGTCCGGCTGGTGATCGACGAGTAAGTCGCGGGCCTATCGCCGCTTGCCCGCTCGCCCTCTCGCTTTCCACCCGTCGCTCCGATTTCGCCTGCGCAGTGTCGACGTCCTGACAAGCGCACGGGCGCCGGCATCGCGACGGTGCTATCCTTGGCGCCGCCTCGTTGGCCCGTGCCGGCACCCTGAGCGCCGCTATCGCTCGGACTGCATCGGGACATTTTTCTCATCCACGGACATCGTCGTCGCAACGTTGCGGCAACGGTCCCCGACAGCCTTCGTTTCGCATCGCCCATCGCCATGTACGAAATTCTGCGTGACTGCCCCGCTCCGGCCAAGCTGAACCTCTTCCTGCACATCGTGGGACGGCGTCCGAACGGCTATCACGAACTGCAAACCGTCTTCCAACTGATCGATTGGGCCGACACGCTGCATTTCGAACGCCGGGACGATGGCCGGATCGTGCACACGAACCCGTTGCCAGGCGTGCCGCCGGAGACGGATCTCACGGTGCGGGCCGCCCGGTTGCTACAGGAACATTGCGGCGTGCGCTTCGGCGTGGACATCGCCATCGAGAAACGGCTGCCGGCCGGCGGCGGCATCGGTGGCGGCAGCTCCGATGCCGCGACGACCCTGCTCGCGCTCAATCGCATGTGGCAACTCGATCTGCCTCGCGAGGCGCTCCAGACGCTCGCGTTGAAACTCGGGGCTGACGTGCCGTTTTTCGTCTTCGGCCGAAATGCCTTCGCAGAGGGACTCGGCGAGGAGTTGCACGCTGTCGATTTACCGCAGCGACACTTCCTCGTCGTGAACCCTCGCGTACACGTCGCGACAGACAAAATTTTTCGCGATCCCCTGTTGACAAGGGATACGAAGATCGTCACAATGGCGTTCTTTCTTGAGCACGCCAACAAAAACATGCTCGAAACGGACGAAATCTTCCGTAACGACATGCAGGCGGCAGTCACTCGAGAATACGCGGAAGTCGCTGCCGTGATTGACTGGTTCAGAACCTTCACCACGGCACGCATGACAGGTTCCGGCGCCAGTGTGTTTGCGGTATTCGACACGAAGGCAGATGCGGAAGCGGCGTGCAAGCGATTGCCAGAGCGCTGGATCGGTCAAGTGACCACCAGTCTGGCCGAACACCCGATGTTCGGATTCGCGTGAAAAAGTTTTACTTTGTTGCGTTTCCTACGACGCAACAAGGGCATCGGTTAGTGTAGGGGAGTCGCCAAGTTGGTTAAGGCACCGGATTTTGATTCCGGCATACGAGGGTTCGAGTCCTTCCTCCCCTGCCAATTTCTCTGTCGTGCAGTGTCAGCATCCAAACGTTCCGCAGGTAGCCAGATGAGTAGTGATAACCTAATGGTATTCACCGGGAACGCCAATCCCGCCCTGGCCCAAGCGGTCGTCGACACCCTTGGCATTCCGCTCGGCAAAGCCATGGCGAGCCGATTCTCCGACGGTGAAATTCAGGTCGAAATCCAGGAAAACGTGCGCGGCAAGGACGTCTTCGTCCTCCAGTCGACGTGCGCTCCGACCAACGACAATCTGATGGAACTGATGATCATGGTCGACGCGCTCAAACGCGCTTCTGCCGGCCGGATCACCGCTGCCATTCCGTATTTCGGCTATGCCCGTCAGGATCGCCGCCCCCGTTCGGCGCGCGTGGCGATCTCGGCAAAGGTCGTAGCCAACATGCTGCAAATCGCGGGCGTCGAGCGCATCATCACGATGGACCTGCACGCCGACCAGATTCAGGGTTTCTTCGATATCCCGGTCGACAACATTTACGCCTCGCCGCTGCTGTTGGCGGATGTGCGCGAACAGAACCACGAAAACCTGCTGGTGGTATCGCCTGACGTGGGCGGCGTGGTGCGTGCCCGTGCACTCGCGAAGCAACTGCATTGCGATCTGGCCATCATCGATAAGCGTCGTCCGAAGGCCAACGTGGCTGAAGTGATGAACATCATCGGTGAAGTCGAAGGCCGTACCTGCGTCATCATGGACGACATGGTCGACACCGCCGGTACGCTTTGCAAGGCTGCGCAAGTGCTGAAAGAGCGCGGCGCACAAAAGGTTTTCGCTTACTGCACGCACCCGGTGCTGTCCGGCGGTGCGGCGGCGCGCATCAACGCCTCGGAGCTGGACGAAGTGGTCGTGACAGATACGATTCCGCTGCGCGACGACTCGAAGGGCGGCAAGATTCGTCAGTTGAGCTGCGCCAATCTGCTCGCTGAAACATTCTCGCGTATTCGTCGCGGCGACTCGGTAATGTCGCTGTTCGCGGAATAAGCGTTCGGTAGAATTATGCGGCGGCGCCTGTGTGGCGCCGTTGTTATGTCGGCGGGGAGCATCTCCCCGCCTTTGTCGTTCCTGAAGCCTGTGTTTTTTAACCGGATCTTCAGGAAGAAATCGCTGCCTGGTCGCGGGCAGTACAAGGAGTTGTTATGAAAGTCGTCGCTTTTGAGCGTAATCTGCAAGGTACGGGTGCGAGCCGCCGCCTGCGCAATGCCGGTAAGACCGCGGGCATCGTGTACGGTGGTAATGTCGATCCGAAGTTGATCGAGCTCGATCACAACGCCCTGTGGCACGCCCTCCGCAAGGAAGCCTTCCACTCGTCGATTCTCGAGCTGGAAGTCGCCGGCAAGACCGAACAAGTGCTGCTGCGCGATGTGCAGTACCACCCGTTCAAGCAACTGGTTCTGCACGTGGATTTCCAACGTGTCGACCCGAACAAGTCGATCCACGTGAAGGTGCCCCTGCACTTCCTGGGTGCCGAGAACGCCCCGGCCGTGAAGCTGGCTTCGAACGTGATCAGCCACACCGTGAACGAACTCGACATCAACTGCCTGCCGGGCAAGCTGCCGGAATTCCTGGAAGTTGACCTGTCGAAGCTGGAAGCCGGTCAATCGGTGCACGCCAAGGACGTCAAGCTGCCCGCCGGCGTGACGCTGACGCTGCACGTCGAGCAAGAAAACCCGGTGGTGGCACAAGCCGTCCAACCGGCTGGTGTTGCTGCTGACGAAGCGGCTGCCCCGGCTGCCGAAGGCGAAACGCCGGCTGCCTAAGCCTCGTGCGTTAGCTTTCAGCGGCGACGCTGGACGCAAGACCCGCCGCGACATCATGTCCGGCGGGTTTTTTTATTGGCGGTGCGCGTGCCTGACGGCAGGCGCGCCAAGATCCTGATACCGAAATGATCAAGCTGATCGTAGGGCTCGGCAATCCGGGCGCCGAATATACAGCGACGCGTCACAATGCAGGCTTCTGGTTCGTCGACGCGCTGGCGCAGCAATGCGGCGCATCGCTCACCCACCAGAAGAACTTCCACGGTTTTTCCGCGCGTGCGCGCATCGCCGGTCAGGAAGTGTGGCTGCTCGAACCGCAGACCTTCATGAACCGCTCGGGACAGTCGGTGGTCGCACTCGCACGCTTCTATAAGATCCTGCCGGACGAGATTCTCGTTGTGCACGACGAACTGGATCTGCTGCCCGGCACCGTGAAGCTCAAGCGAGGCGGCGGCAGCGGCGGCCACAACGGCCTGAAGGACATTACCGCCCATCTGACGACGCCCGAATTCTGGCGCCTGCGTCTGGGCATCGGGCATCCGCGCACGCTGCAACCGGCGGGCAGTCAGCAGCAGGTGGTGGACTTCGTGCTCAAGCCGCCACGCAAGGAAGAGCAAGCGCAAATCGACGACGCGATGTCGCGCTCACTCGACATCGTCGATCTGGTCGTCAAAGGCGAGATGGAAAAGGCGATGATGCGTTTGCACGCCACGCCGGGGAAGTAAGCGAAGCGGTGGACGAACGAGCGGCCGCGCGCCGCTCAGGCAGTCTTGCCCGCTTGCAGGTGGGTGTACTTCTCGAGTAGTTGCTCGGGCGTCTCGACATGCTCGGGGTTAATCGGAATGCACTCCACCGGACACACCTGCACACACTGCGGTTCATCGAAGTGACCGACACACTCGGTGCACTTGTTCGGATCGATCTCGTAG includes:
- a CDS encoding outer membrane lipoprotein LolB; the encoded protein is MSTLSFRGASFSLGISRPIRAMTLALACASAVLATGCASLAPPVPVTPPDGTSVEHYRGRFAVRYEQNGEPRNTYGNFDWQQSGENATVQLLDPLGQTQAIVRENPRSASLELPGKAPLTGPRLEDVMHDALGFALPVGGLRYWLRMQSAPGSPASIERDPQTQRPTHLKQDGWTIDYQAYFDGSPLRVKRLDLSRELDGSPLAVRLVIDE
- the ispE gene encoding 4-(cytidine 5'-diphospho)-2-C-methyl-D-erythritol kinase, whose translation is MYEILRDCPAPAKLNLFLHIVGRRPNGYHELQTVFQLIDWADTLHFERRDDGRIVHTNPLPGVPPETDLTVRAARLLQEHCGVRFGVDIAIEKRLPAGGGIGGGSSDAATTLLALNRMWQLDLPREALQTLALKLGADVPFFVFGRNAFAEGLGEELHAVDLPQRHFLVVNPRVHVATDKIFRDPLLTRDTKIVTMAFFLEHANKNMLETDEIFRNDMQAAVTREYAEVAAVIDWFRTFTTARMTGSGASVFAVFDTKADAEAACKRLPERWIGQVTTSLAEHPMFGFA
- a CDS encoding tetratricopeptide repeat protein, with the translated sequence MPNTRFQSIPAADNTALTVAPVVLRLRGALARGAWAGATALGVTCASAIMAFLPSSNVFAQTGPAAQTAPKAPAAPASAPTATPAKASAPGAASDADANADSEDVKPDANIPREKLPNVALTSEIVFEVMAAELSLQQGNLAPAFNTYIALANRTKDPRMARRSVEIALGARQLGDALVAARLWHQLDPSWRPASQLLASLEVGTGHLAEAEPLLVEELNKVPEARRGQAILELQQMIARSPERATGIESLKRMLANDLQRPEAQLALARSQLDAGDTAGARTSLETALKLKPDYEAAALLYGQMGPEERTNAIAGLKTFLDRNPNAKEARFAYAKLLLADNQLDAAQKQFETLEKRYPHELSTLMALALLNLHAKHPEQAEQYLQKYAAEAEQQNTDGAQAYVYLAQIAQDRKDYPAADKWLSKIREDSNAYLPAQIGRAQLLADQGKVEEGRALLHGIKSSDPREQLALKRAESDLLVKAKRYDDAEKLLAVEVKNNPDDPDLLYQYGMVAELNKHYDVMEKAMRRVMSTQPDNAQAYNALGYSLTERNTRLPEALKLLQKASSLAPEDPYIMDSLAWVKYRLGDKQQALDLLRRAYGIQAQAEIGAHLGEVLWESGQQEEARKTWREALKLDGDDDTLRSTMKRYNVAP
- a CDS encoding ribose-phosphate pyrophosphokinase gives rise to the protein MSSDNLMVFTGNANPALAQAVVDTLGIPLGKAMASRFSDGEIQVEIQENVRGKDVFVLQSTCAPTNDNLMELMIMVDALKRASAGRITAAIPYFGYARQDRRPRSARVAISAKVVANMLQIAGVERIITMDLHADQIQGFFDIPVDNIYASPLLLADVREQNHENLLVVSPDVGGVVRARALAKQLHCDLAIIDKRRPKANVAEVMNIIGEVEGRTCVIMDDMVDTAGTLCKAAQVLKERGAQKVFAYCTHPVLSGGAAARINASELDEVVVTDTIPLRDDSKGGKIRQLSCANLLAETFSRIRRGDSVMSLFAE
- the pth gene encoding aminoacyl-tRNA hydrolase, translated to MIKLIVGLGNPGAEYTATRHNAGFWFVDALAQQCGASLTHQKNFHGFSARARIAGQEVWLLEPQTFMNRSGQSVVALARFYKILPDEILVVHDELDLLPGTVKLKRGGGSGGHNGLKDITAHLTTPEFWRLRLGIGHPRTLQPAGSQQQVVDFVLKPPRKEEQAQIDDAMSRSLDIVDLVVKGEMEKAMMRLHATPGK
- the mutM gene encoding bifunctional DNA-formamidopyrimidine glycosylase/DNA-(apurinic or apyrimidinic site) lyase, translating into MPELPEVEVTRRGIAPHVAGTRIARIDVRNASLRWPVPDGLDTLLRGETLVGVTRRGKYLLLEYAPGWLLVHLGMTGTLRVMPEPEALPAAGVHDHIDLVFERCALRYRDPRRFGAVLFHPRSAGDVLRHPLLASLGVEPLTDDFDGHWLYAGTRGRTVAIKQALLAGSIVVGVGNIYASESLFRAGINPRMPAGKLTRPRADKLAKAVKDVLAAAIEKGGSTLRDFVGSDGQSGYFQQEYFVYDRAGQPCRVCGTPVRQIVQGQRSTFFCPQCQK
- the mutY gene encoding A/G-specific adenine glycosylase, translated to MNSSSNDRPANSLAGTFAERLIAWQAEHGRHDLPWQNTRDAYRIWLSEIMLQQTQVATVIPYYGRFLERFPDVAALASAPQDDVMSLWAGLGYYSRARNLHRCAQVVVAEHGGRFPSDPETLATLPGIGRSTAAAIAAFAYDAHAAILDGNVKRVLARVFGIEGFPGTPKIERDMWALAESLLPQKDLPAYTQGMMDLGATLCGRGKPRCGECPFDSDCVAHATGRERVLPTSKPKKVQPERYVDVLVICSDERMLFERRPDSGIWGGLWSLPELSPPTDEREADETSLRERLTAHAAALGATQGTVQSLVPLQELTHVFTHFRLHLRPWLVTLSGASGKRASVGHSSDSGHAWLDTAGIAAAGLPSPIRKIADALCAVSPGDGQLSLPA
- a CDS encoding YfhL family 4Fe-4S dicluster ferredoxin; protein product: MALMITDECINCDVCEPECPNDAISMGIEIYEIDPNKCTECVGHFDEPQCVQVCPVECIPINPEHVETPEQLLEKYTHLQAGKTA
- a CDS encoding 50S ribosomal protein L25/general stress protein Ctc — protein: MKVVAFERNLQGTGASRRLRNAGKTAGIVYGGNVDPKLIELDHNALWHALRKEAFHSSILELEVAGKTEQVLLRDVQYHPFKQLVLHVDFQRVDPNKSIHVKVPLHFLGAENAPAVKLASNVISHTVNELDINCLPGKLPEFLEVDLSKLEAGQSVHAKDVKLPAGVTLTLHVEQENPVVAQAVQPAGVAADEAAAPAAEGETPAA